The sequence AAGGCGATTCCGGGAAAAGTCCTCCTGGGCATAAAAAAAACGGCCCCGGCGCATGATGCGCCGGGAACCGATTGGAATGCCGCTTGAAACAACCTCATGGCGAAAGCCGATAAGGGCTTAGTGTTCGGGATAGCCAAAGAGCTCTTCGTAGATGAACATGAGTTCCTTTTCGAAGAGGGTCCGCTTCAATTCCACAGCGGTCTCACGAACACGAGCCAGCACTTCGGCGGCCTGCACTTCGGTGAGGTCGATCTCGAATTCACGGAATTTGGACTTAATCGAGGCGGTGCCGGAGTGTTTGCCGATGACGATTTGACGGGCCAGGCCCACTTCTTCCGGGGAGATGACTTCGTAGGTTTTGGGGTTTTTCAGCACGCCGTCGCCATGGATGCCCGATTCATGGGCAAACATGTTGCTGCCGACGATGGATTTCCAGGTGGGCAAGAAGCGCCCCGAGGCTTTGGAGACATATTCGCAGAGGTCGCGGAACTTCTCCGACTTGAAGCCCAGGTCGATTCCGTCACAATATTTAAGCGCCATGACGACTTCTTCCAGCGCCGCGTTGCCAGCCCGCTCGCCAAGACCGTTGACGGTCACGCCGATATGGGTGGCGCCGGCGCGGACCCCGGCGATGGCGTTGGCCGTGGCCATGCCGAAGTCGTCGTGGGTGTGCATTTCGATGTCGATATCAACGGCTTCGCGTAGCCGTTTGATGTTATCATAGATCTTAAAGGGCTCCATAATGCCGACAGTGTCGCAGTAGCGCAGGCGGTTGGCGCCGAGCTTCTTGGCTTCCGTGGCAAACTGGATCAAGAACTCGATGTCCGAACGGGAAGCGTCTTCCGCGTTGATGGAGACATAGAGGCCCTGCCCCTTGGCGAACTCAACAGCCTTCATCATCGACTCCAGCACCCATTCGCGGGAGGTGCGCAGCTTATGTTGGATATGGATGTCGGAAGTGGAGATGGAGATGGCCACAGCGTCACAGCCGCAATCGATGGAGTGCTGGATGTCGGAGATGACGGCGCGGTTCCAACCCATGATGCTGGCCTTCAGGCCCATCTTGCAAATCTTCGCAATGGTTTCTTTTTCATCGCCGCCCATGACAGGAATACCCGCCTCGATCTGGTGAACCCCGATCTCATCGAGCATCTTGGCAATACGGAGTTTTTCTTTGTTGGCGAAAACAACACCTGCTGTCTGTTCGCCGTCGCGTAACGTAGTGTCGACGATGGAAATTTGCCGGTTGGTCAACACCCTCACCCCTCAATTGTATTTTATCTTTCTCTTTGGTAAAGACTATTATATTTTAGCATAACTGCAAGCAAACGCAAGAATAGGAGCTTTCATATACTGTATACAGCATTATTTGCCGGGATTTGACCTTTTTTGGGTTATTTTTCGTCTTTTTTGTCAACGTCGATCCCTTTGATTTTACACCCATTCGACAGCGGTGATCTTCTGCGTTGGAATCGGCTGTATCGTGGGATCGAGAATATCGTCGCGGATCCCATATGCGATGGTCGGTGTCAGGTCGACGATCTGGAACCGTTTGACATCGCCGTCGGCAAAATAGACATAGACCTTCCGTCCCTGCTCTTTCGCCTGTTCCAGCATGCTATGCACTCTTCCCCGGTGCAATCCCATGTTTTCGCCCCCTGCCCGCCCGATTTGATCGACTCCACCGGCGCCCTTTGCCAGTGACGACAGAACACCGCCGGATCAGCGCGGCTGTAACGCCTGGAGCACTGCGGCGGCATGGCCGGCCGATTTGACCTTGCGGTAGATCTGCTGGATATTCCCTTGCGGATCGATGAGAAAGGTGGACCGTTCGATGCCGATGGACTTTTTGCCGTAAAGCGTCTTTTCCTTTAAAACCTGATAGGCATTGCAAAGGGTGCTGTCGCTGTCACTGAGCAGCAGGAAGGGGAGGCACTGTTTCTCGGCAAAGCGTTCGTGCGATTTGACGCTGTCGCGGCTCACACCTAAAATGACGGCATTCGCTGCTTCGAATTGGCTGTGCAGGTCGCGAAACTCCTGCGCTTCCAGGGTGCACCCGGCTGTATTGTCTTTGGGATAAAAATAGAGCGCCACAGGGCGTCCTAAAAACTGGCTCAGACGCACCGTTTCCCCGTTGGAAGCCGGCAGTTCGAAATCGGGCGCCTTCTGACCGATGGTCAGTTCCTCCATATGCATATAGCCTCCCCAGCGGTGATCATGACTTTTTGCGAAATACCATCCGGCAACAGGCGTCACCGGCGCCGATGCGTTTTTCGGGAATAAATTCAAAGTCCGGGAAGCAGGCCATGATGCCTCGGTCGCCCTGAACAGCCCAGTCGCAAAGACGATCGGTCTCTTTGACGTCACAGCCGTGGCGCTCCCGCCAAGCGTCGACGAGGGGGCAGCGGTGAAACTCAATGACCGCCTGTTCCGGCGTCACCTCAACAATCTTCATCTCAAAGATCGCCTGGGACGTGGGCCGGGCAAACTGGGCGATCAACTTTTCCATCTCCGCCGTCGGCTCCATGGCCTGGCCTTTCATCTGGCCGTAGCGGAAAATGGCTTTCTTCGCCAGCGTCTCGGCGTCGACACCCATGGCCTGGGCCTCATCGAGAAGCAGGTAAAACCAAGTAGCCCGGTCTTGAAAGGCTTGCCGGACCGTTTCCAGGGAAAAGGTTTCGGACTGGCTCATCGTGCGCCTCCTCCATTCTCCTTGATCACCGGACAGTTTTCTGTTCCTGCCGGCTCAGATGCATGATTTCGATGTTTGGTTCGGTGCTTGCTCGGATTGTTGTCTGATGGTGTCTGTCGCCGTTGACGGTTGGCTGATGCGGTTGTTGATGTTACAGACATGTTTTCTTCGACGACCGGCGATATCATTCCTTTGCCCGTTCACCCTTTGTTAAAAAATAAAAAAAGTCCGCCCTGTGCTGAGCAACCGAAAGTGGGAGGGCGCGCACGCTGACCCCGGAGCGGCCCTTGGTTTTTTGCCAAGTGGCCGCTCCTTTCTTACAGAACCATTTCCCGACCGGCGGCGATCAGAAAGAGGTGACGGTTTTTTACTTTGACCTTGCACACCGTCTCAACAGCCCGGTGGTAGAGGTTTACCTGGCCCAGGTACATCTCTCGAAGCTGGCAGAACCATTCGTCGCTGTCCATCCCGGAGGGCCGGCGGTCTGTCTTATAGTCGAGAAGCACCCAGCCGTCTTCTTCCTCAAAGAGGCAGTCAATGACACCCTGGACGATCACCCTGTCGTCTACAGAGGCCTTGTCGGGATAGACCTCCCGAACGGGCAGGGCAAGTGTAAAGGGGACCTCCCGCAGGGCCTGCTTGGCCCGGCGAAGGCGAATGCCCAGCGGGCTTTCCATAAGGGCGCCGATCTGTTCTTCGTCGACTGCCTTTCGCTGTTCCATCGTCAGCAGTTCCCGTTCGACCAGCCGATCCACTTGCCGGGCGATGCCGTCGCGCGACAGGTCGCCGGCAAAGTCAAGGTGCTGCATGACGAGGTGAAAGGCGGTGCCCCGCTCGGCTGCCGTGAGCCGCCGTTCCTGTTGGAGAAAACGGGGGCGCATCTCGGAGAGTGCGCTGGCGGGACGCGATGGCGGCGTATCGGTTACCTGGGATGGGGGTTGATCTGGCGAGTGTTGCGCTGTTGAGGATTGCACCGTTAGGGATTGCGTTGGCTGGAGTTGCCCGTTCTGGACTTCCCCGTCACTCTCCGGTATCTCCTCTCCCTGGGCATAGAGCCACCGGACAAAGCGATCCTTGACACGGCTCACAGCGACCTTGGCCGCAATGCCGGAGGCGTCCCGCAAGGGATATTGCCAGGCGAGTTGGCCTTCCACCCGCTCCGTTGAGGTGACCGGTTCAAAGCGACGCAACTTTGCCAGCCAGAGCGGATCGACGGCGATCTCGGTCTGCTTTCCCGCCTCCTGTCGAGTCAGCGCGCTTTTGGCGCCGAAACACAGTCTCCAGCGGGATATGCCTTCCGCCTTTTGCTCCCGTTCCGGCAGGTTCCCTTCCATCGCCGCAGCGATCGCGCCGGCTGCCCAGGCCTGCATCTCCTGGCCGTCAGGGTGTTCCGCCAAAGCCGGACCGATCCAGTCGAGGTAGCACTTGGCCCGCAACAGGGCCTGGTCGGCCAGGGGCGAGGCGAGGGCGATCCCATCACCGTCTAGACGCCATTGCTGGGCAGCCTTGGTGATATCGCGGACGGTGCCCAGGAGGATCAGTTTTTCTCTGGCCCGGGTCAGCGCCACATAAAGGATGCGCATCTCCTCGGCCAAGGTTTCCCGGTAGAGGCGGCGTTGGATGGCCAGCTTTGCCACCGTCGGATAGCGGTAACGCAGTTGCGTGTCGACGACGACCGGGCCAAGACCGAGGTTTTTGTGGATCAACAGGTCCTGGCGCAAGTCCTGGACGTTAAACTGGTTGCCCATGGCGACGACGAAGACGACGGGAAACTCAAGGCCCTTGCTCTTGTGGATGCTCATGATGCGAACGACATTTTCCTTTTCCCCGAGCGCCCGGGCCGTCCCCAAGTCGCCGCCCTGATCCTGGAGTCGTTCGATGAAGCGAAGGAAGCGGAAGAGGCCCCGGAAGGTGGTCGCCTCGTACTGGCGCGCCCGGTCATAGAGGGCGCGCAGGTTCGCCTGGCGCTGCCCCCCGCCGGGCATGGCGCCGGCGTAGTCGTAATAGCCGGTCTCCCGGTAGATGGCGGCGATCAACTTGGCCAGGGAATCCCGGCGGGCGATGGTCCGCCAAGCGTCGATTTGGCGCAAAAACTCCTGAAGGCGGTGGGCGATGGGCGCCACATCCATCGGCGGCTCGACGTTCGGCCGGACGCTCGTCGCCGGGACGCTGCCGGCTTCTCCCCCAGCCCCCTCAACTTGCCTGAGAAAAGCCTGGATGGCATCAAAGAAGGATTTACGCGGTTCGGCCAAGCGGATGCGGGCCATTTCCTCCCCTGTAAACCGGAAGATGGGCGAGCGCAGAAGAGCTGCCAGCGGGATGTCCTGGCGCGGGTTGTCGATGACGCGCAGCAGCGACAGCATGATGGAGACCTCGGTGGCCTCAAAGTAACCGGAACCAGTGTCTGCGTACGCGGGAACGCCGGCTGCCCGGAACTCCTCCAGGAAGATGTCGGCCCGCCCTTTCGTCCCGCGCATGAGGATGACGATATCACGGTAACAGACAGGCCGGTAGCCGCCCTGGTCCCGGTCAAAGACAGGCATCCCTTCGTCGATCAGTTCCCTGATACGGCGGGCTGCCAGACGCGCTTCATACTGGGCCGTTTCGAGGAGGAGCAAGGCCTCCTCCCCGCCCTCCCGTTCGCCGGTGTCTTCGTCCGCGTCGGAGGCAGCGCCGTCACTGGCGCTGTTATTGATGGCATTGCTGGCGGTTTGATCGGCGCCGCCCGCTTCCGGTTCCGGCCCATCGGGATCGGGCTGCCGTTGCAACAGGTGCAATTCCACGACAGGGTCGCCCGGGTGGCCGGGAAGTTCCGGGAAGGTAGCGCCGTAGACGAGCTCCGCCTGCCGGTCATAGGCCATCTCCCCGGCGCGAACGGTCATGATCCGCCGGAAGAGGTCGTTGACAGCCAGGACGACGTTGCGGCGACTACGAAAGTTTTTCGCCAAGTCGATCCGGGCCTCTCCCGCCGCCGCCATCTCGTAGGGCCCATACCGCTGATATTTCTCCATGAAGAGCCCCGGCTCGGCGAGGCGGAAGCGATAGATGCTTTGTTTCACATCGCCAACCATGAACCGGTTGTTCTGCGACACCAGGCTCAGGAGCGTCTCTTGAACGGTGTTCGTATCCTGATACTCGTCGGTGAGGACTTCGGCGAAGTGTTCCTTCAATTCCCGCGCCAGCGCCGAAGGGAGCGGCGCCTCCGGCGTCGCCGCCTCATCCAGGAGCAGGCGCAGGCAGAAGCGCTCCAGGTCGTTAAAGTCGACGAGGCGTTTTTCCCGCTTGGCTGCTTGAAAGGCGCTGTCGAAAGCGAGGACCACTTCGACGAGCGTTTCCATCACCGGGAGCGCCCGCTCCAGGTCACCAACCAGTTCCTGGGGCGGACGAAGAAAGTACTTCTTTTGCAGGTCTGTCAGTTTCTTTTTGGCCTGATCGCGATGACGGCCCACCTCTTTTTTGAGGGTTTCGTCAACAGGGCCGCGGATGGCTTTGGCCCGGGTAAAGGCAAGCGCCTGAAAATGGCTGTACAGTTGCGACCAGGACCGGCCCGCAGCCTGGCACAGGTCCTGGGTGAGTTGCAGATCAGCCGTGATGGCGTCAGCATAGGCGGCCGGTCCGCCGGGCAGCCGGCAGAGGCGCAGCGCCCGGTTCAAAAGCCCTTCCACCTCTGCCAGGTCGATGGCGATCTCCTCACGCAACGCCCTAAACCAGGGTAGGGTTTCCCAGGCGGTCTCGCCGCTGCCGCTGTCCCCGATCGTTTTGCCGGCGTCCTGGAAGACGCGGAGGATGTCTTTTAGCCACCCCTCTGGCCAGGGCTGGCTGAGGGCTTTTGCATAGAGTTGGAGGACGATGTCCTGCAAGGGGCTGTCGTCGCGGTCGCCACCGTAGGCGTCGACAAGGGCGGTGAACCGGTGGAACTCCGCATCGGCGCCCTTCAAGGGCTCTCCCTCTCCATGACTGCCGGCCGCCTCGCCGGCTCGCTCATAAAAGGTCTCAAAGACCGCATCGAGCACGTCCTGGCGCAGCAGGGCGATCTCCGTCTCGTCGGCGACCCGGAAGGCAGGATCGAGGTCAAGGCGATAGTAGTGTTTGCGGACCAAATCAAGGCAAAAGGAGTGGAGCGTCGTGATGGCGGCCCGGTTGATCAGGACCAGTTGTTGCCGCAGCCGCGTCTGCTGGGGGTTTTGGGCCAACTCCTTGGTCAGGGCGGCCCGGATGCGCTCGCGCATCTCCGCCGCCGCCGCATTGGTGAAGGTGACGACAAGCAGGCGGTCCACATCGACGCCTTCCTTGATGATGCCGATGATCCGCTCAACCAGCACAGCCGTCTTGCCCGCGCCAGCAGCGGCGGCCACGAGGATGTCGCCGCCGCGGGCGGTGATGGCCTGCCATTGCTCGTCTGTCCATTTGGGATCGCGGTTCACCGGATCACCCCCTCAAACACGGATGTTGGGCCGGCGGCGATCTTGTCCCAGATCGTCTCCGGCGGGTCGTCGATAAGCAGCCGGTAGTCGTTATCCTGCAACAACAGGTCAAACTGGCAGACGGGCTTGTAGGGACAGAAGGCGCAGGCGAGTCGATCATCGCGCCGGTAGGGCCGGATGGAGACGAGCCCGTCCAGGATGGCTTCGCCGGCGCGGGCGAAGATGCCCTGCAGGTACCGGCGCAGGAGGGCGAACTGGTCGATCGTCAATACGGAGGAGGCGCTGTAGAAGCTGCCGTCTTTTTTTAAGCCCACGGGGATGAGCGGCGAAAAGCCCTGAGGGGTCTCGCCGTCCATGAGGGCCACCACCGCGGGATCGGCCAGGACATGGCCGCGCATCTTCATGGCTTTGAGGATGCCCTGCTCCGCCTCATCGCGCGTCAGGGGACCGCCCGCCGGAAGCAGGGGATCGCGAACGCCGAAGTAGAGCATCCCGCCGGGACGGCACTCCGGCGCGGCCAGCAGCGGCGAGGCCGTTTCGTTCAGCGATGCGGACAAGCCTTCGCCGAAAGCGCATCCGCCGATCAGCCGGTTGCCGTGGCGCAGGGCCACATCCAGGTAAGTGAGCAATTGCAGCTTCAAGCCGTGGGCCATATCGGCCAGCTTCAGATCGGCCCGGTTGGACTTGTAGTCGATGACGCGCAGCCAGGGCACATCGCCGGCCAGCGCGCCGTCGATGCGGTCGATGCGGCCCACCAGTTCCATGGCGCGGCCATCGGGCAGGGACACCTGGACGGGCGGCAGCAGTTCCCGCGGTCCAAAGCCGACCTCCAGGGCGAGGGGCCGGAATTGGCCGCGCCGGGCATGTTCGCCAAGAACGGCGACAGCCCGCGACAGGGTCTGTTGGAGGCGCCCCGTGAGGTAGCGATGGCGGGCGGTGCTGAGGAGGATCTCGTTTTGCAGTTGCGGCGCCAGGTGGGAGACAACCTCACCGGTGAGGCGAAACAGTTCCTCCCGGGGCAAGGCGCCCCAGTCGAGTTTGTCCTCACGGACGCGGTCGCCGAACTGCTTCAAGGCGGCATGGAAAAACTCGCCCAGATCGGGCGCTTCCAGGCGAAAGATCCGCCGTTCCTTGAGGCGAAGGCCATGGGAGACGAAATGGGAAAAGGGGCAGGCCAAAAAGCGCTCGATCCGGGAGACGCTGGCCTTCAAGGGGTCACCGAAGAGGCGGCGGCTCACCGGTTTGGGCAGGTCTTTTTCCCGGTTCTCATGCCAGAGGCCGGAGAGCACCCGCGCCAGTCGTTCCCGCCAGGCGGGCCGTTCGGCCAGCCAGGAGTAGGCGACCCACCAGATCAGCGGCGACGGGCGGTGGGCCAGAGCCTCCCGCATGGAAGGAATCAGGTAGGAGAGGCTGCGCCCGGGATGGACGATGTATTCGAGGGCCAGTTCATCGTCGAGCGCCCTTGCTGCCTGGGTAGAATCGTCGACAGCCAAATCCTCCACAGGAGCGGCTGCCAAGGACAAAGCGCCCGGTTCGAGCAGCCAAGTCCGTGTCGTCACCTGGGGAAAGATCTCGCGCACCCGGGCGATGACCGACGAGGGCAGTTGCGCCCGCCCTTCGGCGTCGGCCATCGGATAGACGAGGTAGCAGCGCTCACTGGCCCGGGTGAGGGCGAGGTAGACGTGGTACTCCTCGTCGAAGAGACGACGACGGCTGCCCGGCGCCAGTTCAAGACCGGTCAACTCCTGGATGCGCTCCCGCTCTTTGTCGTCAAAGATGCCGTCGTCTTTGGGCCGGGCCGGCAGCACGCCTTCGGACACACCAAGGATAAAGGCGGCCCGGATCTCAGGGCTGCGGGAGCGATCGAGGCTGCCGATGAAAACCTGATCCAATTCCGGCGGGATCAGGCTGAGCTTCAGGCTGTCAAGGCCCGCTTCCATGACGACGGCGTAGGTGGCCAGATCGAGAGGCGTCTCGCCGAGGGATTCCACGATCTGGTCAAAGAGGTCGAGCACAGCCGACCAGATCTGGCGGTGGGCGCGGGCCTCTTCAATCCGACCGGCCCCTTCCGCCTCAGCGATCCAGGCGGAGAGTTTTTCCGGCGCCTGCACGTCGATGAGCAGTTGATAGAGGGCCGCCGTGATCGGCCGGACCGCCTTGGAACGGGCGACAGCCCCATGAAAGGTGCGCAAGGCGTCCCGAGCCCGATCGCGGGCGTCGTTGATCTCGGCCAGTTCCGCCAGTTCCTGATCGCTGAACGAGTCGAGGCTGTCCTCGCCCAGGGTCAATCGGCGGCGAAAGAGCCAGGGCTCGTCGTCGCGCCAGCGGCGGCCACGGATGCCGTGGGCCAGCACATAGTTTTCCAGCCGGTCCGTCTCCTCCCGCGATAGAGGGACCAGATCGGTTTTCAAATAGCGGAAGAGGGGTTCATAGGTCCAGTCGCGTAGCACCGCCTCGAGGGCGGAGCGGATGAGTTCGACGAGCGGGTGATGGGGCGCCGGGCGCTTGCAGTCCATGAATAAAGGGATGCCGAAATCGCCGAAGACGTTCTCGATCACATCCTGATAGGATTCCAGGTCGCGCAACAGGAGCGCCGTGTCGCGCCAGCGGTAGCCTTGGTCGCGGCAGAGGCGGATGATCTCCCGGGCCGCTCCCTCCACCTCGCTGCGGCGGTTGGCGGCGGCGCAGACGAAGAGTCCCTGCGTTTTGCCCGGCCAGATTGGCGCGGGCCGGCGAAAATAAAGGGACTCCAATCGCCCCAGTTCGGGGGCTTGTCGAAAGCGCGGGGCCGATTCGTCGAGGTGGATCGCTTTTTCGATAGCAATCCCATGGTCGCCGGCCAACTGCAACAGCTTGGCCTGGGTCTCGCGGGTGCGGAAAAAGGGGTCGTCCAGATCGCACGGATCATCCAGTTGGGCCGGATCGAGGCAGAGCGTCACATTGACGCGACGGCAGACGGTCAGGAGCGCCGCCAGGACGGACAATTCCTGGGGGGTAAAGCCGGCGAAGCCGTCGACCCAGACTTCGGCGTCGCGAAGCATGGCCGATTCAGGGATGCGCTGGGCCAGCAGGTGCAAGTAGTCGTCGGGATCGGTGTATTTGCCCTCCAAAAAGGCGTTCAGCGCGCCGTAAAGAAGCGCCAGATCATGAAGCTTGTCAGCGAGGAGTCCGGCGCCCTGGCGCTCGATCACCTCGGTCTGACAGCGCTCCAGGCTGTCCACATCGATGTTGTACAGTTTCAACTCCGACAAGGCGCCGGCGAGGGCATCGGCAAAACCGGGTTGGCCGGCGGAGCGGTGAAAGAGACGCAGTTCGTCCTTGTGCCGCTCCAAAAGGCTGCGCAGGATCATGCGCTTGCCCAACTCGCCGATGGGGATGCGGGCGCTCCCGCCCACCTCCTGGAGGACCCGGTAGGCCAGGCGGCGGAAACTGAAGACCTGCGCCCGGATCGCGCCGCCCAGTCCCTGTCTTGTCGCCAAGGCCCGCTCGGTCTGAAAGGTGGCCTGTTCGGGCACGAGGAAAAGCAGGGCCGGCCCCAAGGGGGCGCTGAGGAGTTCCCTGGCGATCGCATCGAGACAGGCGCAACTCTTCCCCGTTCCGGCCCGGCCCAGGATGAAGCGCAGGCTCATGAGCGCTCCCCTCCCCCTCGATCATGGGGCGACGGTTGACTGGCGCTCTGCGCCGGGCTGGCTTGAGCGACATTCCCTTGAAGGGCGCCGGAATCGGCGACGCCGGCGTAAAAGCGGCGTTCCATCCCTTTGAGGTAGGGCGACCAGCCGTCCTTCGCTTCGCCCAGCGCCTGGCGCACCTTGAACATGTCGGCGTCAAAGCGATCGGCGTAATGAAGGATCATGGCTTCCGCCGTCTGGGGCCGTTTGGGCGACTGCCACTCATACTCGCCGTGATGGCTGGCGATCAGGTGCAGCAGTCTCAGGCGCAGTTCCTCGGGAAATCCGGGCAGGCCGGCGATTTCGCGAT comes from Heliomicrobium gestii and encodes:
- the nifV gene encoding homocitrate synthase, producing the protein MLTNRQISIVDTTLRDGEQTAGVVFANKEKLRIAKMLDEIGVHQIEAGIPVMGGDEKETIAKICKMGLKASIMGWNRAVISDIQHSIDCGCDAVAISISTSDIHIQHKLRTSREWVLESMMKAVEFAKGQGLYVSINAEDASRSDIEFLIQFATEAKKLGANRLRYCDTVGIMEPFKIYDNIKRLREAVDIDIEMHTHDDFGMATANAIAGVRAGATHIGVTVNGLGERAGNAALEEVVMALKYCDGIDLGFKSEKFRDLCEYVSKASGRFLPTWKSIVGSNMFAHESGIHGDGVLKNPKTYEVISPEEVGLARQIVIGKHSGTASIKSKFREFEIDLTEVQAAEVLARVRETAVELKRTLFEKELMFIYEELFGYPEH
- the bcp gene encoding thioredoxin-dependent thiol peroxidase; translation: MEELTIGQKAPDFELPASNGETVRLSQFLGRPVALYFYPKDNTAGCTLEAQEFRDLHSQFEAANAVILGVSRDSVKSHERFAEKQCLPFLLLSDSDSTLCNAYQVLKEKTLYGKKSIGIERSTFLIDPQGNIQQIYRKVKSAGHAAAVLQALQPR
- a CDS encoding L-2-amino-thiazoline-4-carboxylic acid hydrolase, giving the protein MSQSETFSLETVRQAFQDRATWFYLLLDEAQAMGVDAETLAKKAIFRYGQMKGQAMEPTAEMEKLIAQFARPTSQAIFEMKIVEVTPEQAVIEFHRCPLVDAWRERHGCDVKETDRLCDWAVQGDRGIMACFPDFEFIPEKRIGAGDACCRMVFRKKS
- a CDS encoding UvrD-helicase domain-containing protein; this translates as MNRDPKWTDEQWQAITARGGDILVAAAAGAGKTAVLVERIIGIIKEGVDVDRLLVVTFTNAAAAEMRERIRAALTKELAQNPQQTRLRQQLVLINRAAITTLHSFCLDLVRKHYYRLDLDPAFRVADETEIALLRQDVLDAVFETFYERAGEAAGSHGEGEPLKGADAEFHRFTALVDAYGGDRDDSPLQDIVLQLYAKALSQPWPEGWLKDILRVFQDAGKTIGDSGSGETAWETLPWFRALREEIAIDLAEVEGLLNRALRLCRLPGGPAAYADAITADLQLTQDLCQAAGRSWSQLYSHFQALAFTRAKAIRGPVDETLKKEVGRHRDQAKKKLTDLQKKYFLRPPQELVGDLERALPVMETLVEVVLAFDSAFQAAKREKRLVDFNDLERFCLRLLLDEAATPEAPLPSALARELKEHFAEVLTDEYQDTNTVQETLLSLVSQNNRFMVGDVKQSIYRFRLAEPGLFMEKYQRYGPYEMAAAGEARIDLAKNFRSRRNVVLAVNDLFRRIMTVRAGEMAYDRQAELVYGATFPELPGHPGDPVVELHLLQRQPDPDGPEPEAGGADQTASNAINNSASDGAASDADEDTGEREGGEEALLLLETAQYEARLAARRIRELIDEGMPVFDRDQGGYRPVCYRDIVILMRGTKGRADIFLEEFRAAGVPAYADTGSGYFEATEVSIMLSLLRVIDNPRQDIPLAALLRSPIFRFTGEEMARIRLAEPRKSFFDAIQAFLRQVEGAGGEAGSVPATSVRPNVEPPMDVAPIAHRLQEFLRQIDAWRTIARRDSLAKLIAAIYRETGYYDYAGAMPGGGQRQANLRALYDRARQYEATTFRGLFRFLRFIERLQDQGGDLGTARALGEKENVVRIMSIHKSKGLEFPVVFVVAMGNQFNVQDLRQDLLIHKNLGLGPVVVDTQLRYRYPTVAKLAIQRRLYRETLAEEMRILYVALTRAREKLILLGTVRDITKAAQQWRLDGDGIALASPLADQALLRAKCYLDWIGPALAEHPDGQEMQAWAAGAIAAAMEGNLPEREQKAEGISRWRLCFGAKSALTRQEAGKQTEIAVDPLWLAKLRRFEPVTSTERVEGQLAWQYPLRDASGIAAKVAVSRVKDRFVRWLYAQGEEIPESDGEVQNGQLQPTQSLTVQSSTAQHSPDQPPSQVTDTPPSRPASALSEMRPRFLQQERRLTAAERGTAFHLVMQHLDFAGDLSRDGIARQVDRLVERELLTMEQRKAVDEEQIGALMESPLGIRLRRAKQALREVPFTLALPVREVYPDKASVDDRVIVQGVIDCLFEEEDGWVLLDYKTDRRPSGMDSDEWFCQLREMYLGQVNLYHRAVETVCKVKVKNRHLFLIAAGREMVL
- the addB gene encoding helicase-exonuclease AddAB subunit AddB, whose protein sequence is MSLRFILGRAGTGKSCACLDAIARELLSAPLGPALLFLVPEQATFQTERALATRQGLGGAIRAQVFSFRRLAYRVLQEVGGSARIPIGELGKRMILRSLLERHKDELRLFHRSAGQPGFADALAGALSELKLYNIDVDSLERCQTEVIERQGAGLLADKLHDLALLYGALNAFLEGKYTDPDDYLHLLAQRIPESAMLRDAEVWVDGFAGFTPQELSVLAALLTVCRRVNVTLCLDPAQLDDPCDLDDPFFRTRETQAKLLQLAGDHGIAIEKAIHLDESAPRFRQAPELGRLESLYFRRPAPIWPGKTQGLFVCAAANRRSEVEGAAREIIRLCRDQGYRWRDTALLLRDLESYQDVIENVFGDFGIPLFMDCKRPAPHHPLVELIRSALEAVLRDWTYEPLFRYLKTDLVPLSREETDRLENYVLAHGIRGRRWRDDEPWLFRRRLTLGEDSLDSFSDQELAELAEINDARDRARDALRTFHGAVARSKAVRPITAALYQLLIDVQAPEKLSAWIAEAEGAGRIEEARAHRQIWSAVLDLFDQIVESLGETPLDLATYAVVMEAGLDSLKLSLIPPELDQVFIGSLDRSRSPEIRAAFILGVSEGVLPARPKDDGIFDDKERERIQELTGLELAPGSRRRLFDEEYHVYLALTRASERCYLVYPMADAEGRAQLPSSVIARVREIFPQVTTRTWLLEPGALSLAAAPVEDLAVDDSTQAARALDDELALEYIVHPGRSLSYLIPSMREALAHRPSPLIWWVAYSWLAERPAWRERLARVLSGLWHENREKDLPKPVSRRLFGDPLKASVSRIERFLACPFSHFVSHGLRLKERRIFRLEAPDLGEFFHAALKQFGDRVREDKLDWGALPREELFRLTGEVVSHLAPQLQNEILLSTARHRYLTGRLQQTLSRAVAVLGEHARRGQFRPLALEVGFGPRELLPPVQVSLPDGRAMELVGRIDRIDGALAGDVPWLRVIDYKSNRADLKLADMAHGLKLQLLTYLDVALRHGNRLIGGCAFGEGLSASLNETASPLLAAPECRPGGMLYFGVRDPLLPAGGPLTRDEAEQGILKAMKMRGHVLADPAVVALMDGETPQGFSPLIPVGLKKDGSFYSASSVLTIDQFALLRRYLQGIFARAGEAILDGLVSIRPYRRDDRLACAFCPYKPVCQFDLLLQDNDYRLLIDDPPETIWDKIAAGPTSVFEGVIR